In Streptomyces sp. RFCAC02, the following proteins share a genomic window:
- a CDS encoding PucR family transcriptional regulator ligand-binding domain-containing protein, with product MRLAALLETGAPGLRLLAGGAADLERRVSGVMTTDLRDPSRYLRGGELVLTGLAWWRGPGDAGPFVRALVTADVTALAAGEAEFGAVPGELTAACAASGLPLFAVPEEVPFADLTEYVMRRVSGERAGDLAALVERHRRLVDAGPGGDGPQAVLDLLRGDLGLPAWVLSPTGRRVAGREPLSAEVARELVRQGLRAARTGRPAPYRCAAGAVHALFPIRPDGGPAASGLPADRLLAVRSDPADWPAERHALLAGVARLLAAERDPGRDVRAVRRRLAREVVDLLAAGAPAAEVGARLRVARPARTPAVPEPRWQVVTARLTPPGGAGPGADAVRTILEELLPDAAVASGDDGEAVALVPVAGELLAGPLLAPVRTVVAAGLGPGARLTFGVSGAVAETASLGGALEEARHARRAAAARPGPVEGAGREDLASHVLLLPFVPGDVRRAFTGRLLDPLRAYDRRHGAQLVRTLEEFLAADRSWTRCAARLHVHVNTLRYRIGRVEHLTGRDLSRLEDAVDFLLALRMR from the coding sequence GTGCGTCTTGCGGCGCTGCTGGAGACGGGGGCGCCGGGCCTGCGCCTGCTGGCCGGCGGCGCGGCGGATCTCGAGCGCCGGGTCTCCGGCGTCATGACGACGGACCTGCGCGACCCGAGCCGCTACCTGCGCGGCGGTGAACTGGTCCTGACCGGCCTGGCGTGGTGGCGCGGCCCCGGGGACGCCGGACCGTTCGTCCGCGCCCTGGTCACCGCGGACGTGACCGCGCTGGCGGCCGGCGAGGCGGAGTTCGGCGCCGTCCCCGGGGAGCTGACCGCCGCCTGCGCCGCGTCGGGCCTGCCGCTGTTCGCGGTCCCCGAGGAAGTGCCGTTCGCCGACCTCACCGAGTACGTGATGCGCCGCGTGTCGGGGGAACGGGCGGGTGACCTCGCCGCCCTCGTGGAGCGGCACCGCAGGCTCGTCGACGCGGGCCCCGGGGGCGACGGGCCGCAGGCCGTCCTCGACCTGCTCCGCGGCGACCTGGGCCTGCCCGCGTGGGTGCTGTCGCCGACGGGCCGGCGGGTGGCGGGGCGTGAGCCGCTGTCGGCCGAGGTGGCGCGGGAACTCGTGCGGCAGGGACTCAGGGCCGCCCGCACCGGGCGCCCGGCACCGTACCGGTGCGCGGCGGGCGCGGTGCACGCCCTGTTCCCCATCCGGCCGGACGGCGGCCCGGCGGCGTCAGGACTGCCGGCCGACCGGCTGCTTGCCGTGCGCTCCGATCCCGCCGACTGGCCCGCGGAGCGGCACGCCCTGCTGGCGGGCGTGGCGCGGCTCCTGGCCGCCGAGCGGGACCCCGGCCGGGACGTGCGGGCGGTGCGCCGCCGCCTCGCCCGCGAGGTCGTCGACCTCCTCGCCGCGGGCGCGCCCGCCGCCGAGGTCGGGGCACGGCTGCGCGTCGCGCGGCCGGCGCGGACGCCCGCCGTGCCCGAGCCGCGCTGGCAGGTCGTGACGGCCCGTCTGACGCCGCCGGGCGGTGCCGGCCCCGGGGCGGACGCTGTGCGGACCATCCTGGAGGAACTGCTCCCGGACGCGGCCGTCGCGTCCGGGGACGACGGCGAGGCGGTGGCGCTCGTACCGGTGGCCGGTGAACTGCTCGCCGGGCCGCTGCTCGCCCCGGTGCGGACCGTCGTCGCGGCCGGTCTCGGCCCCGGCGCGCGGCTGACGTTCGGCGTGAGCGGCGCGGTGGCCGAGACGGCGTCGCTCGGCGGCGCGCTGGAGGAGGCGCGGCACGCCCGCCGGGCCGCCGCGGCGCGGCCCGGCCCCGTCGAGGGCGCGGGCCGGGAGGACCTGGCGTCGCACGTGCTGCTGCTCCCGTTCGTGCCCGGGGACGTGCGGCGGGCGTTCACGGGGCGGCTGCTCGATCCGCTGCGCGCGTACGACCGGCGGCACGGCGCGCAGCTCGTGCGGACCCTGGAGGAGTTCCTGGCGGCCGACCGTTCGTGGACGCGCTGCGCGGCGCGGCTGCACGTCCACGTCAACACGCTGCGTTACCGCATCGGGCGCGTCGAACACCTGACGGGCCGTGACCTGTCGCGTCTTGAAGACGCGGTGGACTTCCTGCTGGCGCTGCGGATGCGGTGA